Within Paralichthys olivaceus isolate ysfri-2021 chromosome 19, ASM2471397v2, whole genome shotgun sequence, the genomic segment GGTGTGGGGTTTCAAAGTAATGCACTTACCGATGCTGCACTATAGCAGACTCTTCAATATTAACAAACTCTCAAAGATTATataacacagaaaatataattaCGATACTAAAGATAATTGCTATAACATTACTACCGGTTACAGCTACAGTATGCATATGTACTTTTAATCTGTTACTGTTATTGTTAgcttatataatatatagttgTAGTAGTGGTAGTATCAATATTGATGCAAATTGTATCTAtactatttgtttgtttttcataataaaGAGTACAGGGTCTGTATGAACTAATAATCTATTACAATTATTGTTGTatagctgttttattttgtcattagaacagttctattattattattatcattattactaggGGTAGTATCATTACTATTAGTACCACGTTTATTTGTACTGTTCTTTGCTCATAATGTATTCActgtatatactatatatccTTGACTGGTTTACATGATGTAACTTGCTTCATTGCGGCTACattgatcatcatcatcattgtgcCACttctaaagtgttttgtggactcaaaccctTCACCTCCATTGGCATAATGAGTGAATATtcattttggggtgaactaGCCCTTTAATGTCTCTCAGATCAAATATTTCAATAAGTGATTTCAAGCACAAAACATGTCACCGGGACATTTGacgcttttttttttgagagcACGGTTTCcttgtctgctgtggtgctgaacCTGATTTTTCCAGCTTGACGGATCTGCTTCATTCCGCCCTGGTCCGGATCTGTGTTGGCCTGTGTGCCATGCTGCATTAAGGGACCGTCGGAAATTCCTAAACCACGAGCCGAGTGCACATGTTGGACCCATCAGGTGTAAACAAAGTGGAGCCACACACAATGCTGCCTAGATGTTACTATAAAAGGCAAaagtaatattaaatattaattttagCCTCGAGCAACAcgtatttttttcctttgccaATATGTTAATGCAATGCAGTGCAACCCTGATAAGTAATAGACAAGAAAGTAAAATCTAGAACAGGGGTCACCAACCCGGTGCCCCCAAGGACCACGAGTcgcccgcaggcctgttctaaaaagaacacaacccaccagtgagctgcgtctaaaacttgatatgcgtttctaatcaaatttattttttatttactttttatactgtcaaatgtgtattctcatattgaagttgactatgGACTATGAATTGTTAAAAGTGTTGTTCAGTGGCAAGTGAAAATGGAACTTTTTCcttatgaaatgttgtagaagtgatcatctgaaaatgtaaacaattcctgagattaatagaaataaagtgttaaatattgatattatctggtTCTCACCTcgttaagtcattgttgataattattgtgagaaatcattaacgtgatcagtgtcttcacatagatgagtatcatttatcattaataataatatataactaaaggcaaactgagcaaatgtgttatttcagaagagtgtatcaaaTTGATAGCCCTTCGTatcagtacccatgaagtagttctcagtttcaaaaaggttggtgacccctgatcTAGAAGATGTTCTTATCTATATCCATTTGTATGAATTAACAGCAAATACTTATAAGGTTATTAGACAAAAGGAAAGGGAAGTTTACGAGGTGTCAACAAAGCCGCATCAGGGGGATTGTTTATATCGACAGCACATTGGTGAAATCATcggtaaataaataatcatgtaagttaaagaaataaaaagtgtggACACGTGTGGACATACCGTCAGCTGAGGGGACAAACGTGACCATGTTGACGTTGTGTGTTCTCGATGTGTTTCGAGGATGTGGCGGGGGCGGTGACTGGAGGAGGGGGCGTCTCACTGACGTCATCAACGCTGCGTACTTGACTGTTGACCTAAATGTTTCCCTCCAGAGTTGGCAACGACCGTTTTCTTGGAAAGTGTTGACACGTGGGTTTCTCAGAAACTAAAACGGGACAACACCGTTCCCAGTGTTTGGTTGTCAGGAACACACTCTGAGGCCTGATTCAGAAAATAGACTCAAATGACATCTTTAAACCCGTTAAACCTGAGACCAATGTGGCTTTCTATTCCAGAGACTGAGTTGATACCAAGTTATTGAGTGTGATTAAAATTGAATTCTTATAGACATCTCCATCTTCTGCCTGCTCTCCAGTTTTGCAAGTAAAGTTAATATATGCATTTTGTAGATATGGATGATGTGCAAATATTGAGATGGCTGTATAGGTTTGAAACATATAAGTAAATCAGTTATCTGGGTAAagctgtggagaggaaaaataaatatctttatcAAGTCAATTTATAGATATGTAACAGTTCTGTATGTGTTCATTTCACTGTTGCGTGAAACAACACGTTGtgacttctttattttttattttgatatatgtatgaatgtaaTGTTGTACTACTACACCTGTCACTTAATTTCTCTCATATTCCATACTGTGTCTAGTGTTCAATATTATTTAGAATTGTTTTAACTATGTCTGTATAAATATGTTACACTACAGTAACTTGAGATCCACTCTCTGTGTATCAACAAATCTTATCTTTATCTGTTATAGAATATATCTGTATACTTTCAGAAACCAAACCGACTGTCAGGGTCTCACTAGTCATAATTTCAAGACATAGATCTTCAGattgcaacaaaaaaacaaaaatgaaagggACTAACTCATGGAAGAACCCGATGACCCTGTAGACTCACCACATTCTGACCTTCACACTCATCATGTTACTTTGGTTGGTAAGAGGTCCAGGGTCATAGTCCATTCAGGAGGGTAGAATAGCCTGAGTTATGTCCAGAGTATTTACAGTTGCCTTGCTTGAAGCTAGGAGTTAAAACAGCTGAAAAGTATATTTGGTCAGTTGAAAGATAATTAAAGAATAACATTTCCTGTAATGAGGCCCAGCGCAGCAGAATCTGGATTCCACCTCTCGCCAAATGTCATCTGGTACCAACTTCAGTGAATGTCAGACATTGCTGAGCTCAAGCTTTGTTCACATTATTCCCCAAAGTTCAGCCTGATAAAAACTTTCATATATTCTCAAACAAAATTGGCTGCACAACATCAGTCAGAGATCTGaagctgaaagaaaacaacctgcaggattcaggagtgcagctgctgtgtgataTTGgctgtagatagatagatagatagatatttgaTATTGCACTTCTTTACCAAACACATAGCGAAGCAAAGATCCTCTATGATGCCATGAGAGGAGAATGGTACTGGATGTGCTCCTCAATGTCAGACAGCTGGGTGTCCTTACATACTGATTTATGTCTGAAAGTGTTGATGTTGATGAaggagatgatgaggaggaCGGCGTGTGTAGAAACAAAGTGAACTGCTTTCTTTTGCAAGTGTTTTTAGCTTCTTGGATGGTGGCGACACCTACAGGTTGAGCATGTGCACTGCTTTAAATGAGCAGCctgctgtgtcctgcatgataAATTGTCAATCAGAGAGGGCTGCATGTGCTGCTGTAAGATAGAGGTTAAGTTTATCGACGCTGAAGAGAAGGCACACActgtatttttatgtaaatTCAGTTTGGACTGTTATGTTTTAACTTgtgttatttattgtatttcagTTTATCACAGTTTTTGTTGGTTACAAGGAAATAATCTCTGGTCAAAGATTAGTTGGAGCGAGGTTTATCTGTTCTAGaagaaaaacagtgtgtgtgtgtgtgtgtgtgtgtgtgtgtgtgtgtgtgtgtgtgtgtgtgtttgttgggtGTGTGAGCCCTCTCATGATGATCCTGACAGGTTGAGGCAGCAGCCCAGATAACACatggatgtgggccacttcaggcaatgatgcagcGCTTCAGGCCTTCTTGTGATATGGATGAGAACCTcataaaatagcaaatgtggccCACTTTCGCCACAGGCCACTTTTGGCACCTTTGGTTCACATTCAGTATTGCTATGGCTCACTTGTGGCTCAGATCCAGCAAACAGGAGCGGACCGACCAAGTTCCATTATTACACACACTATGTGGGCTTGATGATTATGTGGCAATATGGGCTTAATCTAGGCCAGAGCCACTTTCCTATGTGTGAGCAGCAACTTGTGTGTAGCCCTGAGGTCTTACaaagattttaattaaaattagaCTTTGTGAGATACCATCAAGTCATAGCTGTGAAAGAACTATCAGGTGTAGCCTGTAGCCTCCTCTAGTGTTCAAATGAAAATACTACACCTTGAGAagcaaggaggaaaaaaaacattgcagtaAAGAGTGAGCATATCACTGCCCCAGAAACTACAACATCAGCACTGTGGCTCCCATTAGTGTAATCCCTCATTTCCGACATGCAACTGGCCTGTTCCCAGGGATTGAAGTGTTCACAGTTTGTAAACAGTGAAGCGCGATGATGAGAATGATGAGAGTTTTGATGAGCTGCTCCTTAAAGTGGGCTGTCTTCATTTTATCTGGTTTTGTTAATGAATACCAATGGGACGCTGCTGCGATGAAGAATTATCATCTCCTACGGGCAGGAAAGGTTGTGTGAAGTGCATGTACGGGCCCCTGATTTCTCTAATGTCCGTCACAGAGGATCAGTGCAGAATGgtggtgagagagaggagagggtgagtgaATATGAGGACTTGATGTCAGAGTAAAGGAAAGAACCACGATGAATGATGAGACTGCAGcattataaatatttcaggCTATTTCTCAGCACCCAGCTGTGCTCTCATTACAGACGAGATTTATCAGTCACAACCTCCTGAGCtcattcatttacatgtttgtaACTTCTATATACTTACTGCCATCATTGAACAGCAGCAGATTAATTATGGAGGAAAATGTCCTTAATTATACCAAGAATAAATCACAGTTACTTATCTTTACTTATGGTACAAAAACAATCTCAGTCCTACTGATCCTGTGCATAACACCATCATTTAGCTATTTTGTTGTCCACATTTGATAAAGTACACAGATCCAACAATAGGTAGCATCCCAGTAGCATCTTTTGTTAGAGGTGAGAACAGTGTGAGGACATCACCTTTACGTACTTCTGCGATGTTACgaacattcaaacaataaatcaaatccaACCTTTAAAGGGTAAGTCGGTACATTTTCAGGTGCTTTTCAATAATTGAAATAGAATTATAGAATTTACTATGAGGACAAATGAGGAAAATGATGCACAGGATACTGAGACACAACCACTGACACGCTTCAtgtcctcccactatccagaaatgaagccaaaatatgccagatacaaacgctgccataaTCGCGTTTCAGTCTCAGCTCTCAATCATGatgttaattaaaaccaaacttgccAGAAAACCACTTGattaaacatcagtgtgatgagaacttcCTAAAAATACATCTTAAAAATTTTTTACTCTCactttttactttggtccatgtccaaagtgacatggaagaggcagggtttatgacctatactgcagccaaccaccagggggcgatcaagatcatttggcttcactttaggggaTCTGTCATGTCATACATCTTTATACAAAGTCTGTGGACGTCACAATTGAGGTAGAAAGAATTGATGGAGTGAATTAATCCCGAGTGGCAGTTCCTGCCCAGTGCTGCTGATTCGTTGAGTATTTCTGAACACTGAAGAATCATGAAATGGCCGCTGGGCTCAGGGAATCAACAGACCCACTAAACCAGCCTGAGGCTTGACCTGGCTTATGCACTGGGCTCTAATAATCATTATTGTCACGAGTTGTTGGTGCGAGGACATTACACAGTTCCCTGCTATTACCACAACCTCACACTCAATGGGAGCAGATCAATATTCACAGAATGGGCTCTTAATCTCCAGCTTAGGGTCAAAATCTACGGCTGATGTGACTCTGGTAATCGTTAAATTGctaggaacagaaaaacaatggtTGATGTTGGAAATCTAGCCCATGAGTCACAGGAGACATGTGAAGGTGCTGCAGTACAAACAGTTAACATGCAGGATGCAGAACACGGCTGCAGTGGATTACATCAGGTTAAATATAGTCCCTATTTACAATGTTTGGGTTTGAATGAATTAATCACGAGTGTGTAGAGAACATTTGCCTGCATCATGGTCCCATCTTCTGGTCATGAATACATAACATCTCCCTTATTAtctttctgtcatgtttgtctCTTTGGCTCGTTTTCCTGCAAACTCCATTAGCAGTCATTTGTATGTCGGAAAGATAAAGATGAAAGTTGAGAGGCTTTTCAAGAGCTTTCAATAGATCTCATAAAATGCCTGGAAGCCAGGAGGACAGATGATATACTGTCACGTtcgaaaaggaaaataaaagcaatttcTCAAAAGGCGAGTGAAAAACAATGCTGGTGAATTTGAAACTGTCCTTGATAAGCATTGAAATGCTGAGTTATTGTGATCATTTCCCATTGAAATGCAGATTGCAGGAACAGTTATATAAAACCCTTGTGTGAATGACTGTGCAAAATCATTTTTCGGAACGCCACCTGacaaaactgaatattttgtgttttcgGTGAGgtggaaaaacagacacagagaaaatattaGAATATAACTAACGCTCAGGACTCTGTGCTTCACCATCCTGAAATAATATCAGTGTGCAGCCAACCATTGACCAGAAGTCGAAATGGGCCCCGGGAAAAAAGTGATGGCTCCACACATCAAAAGCGTTGCATCGTATCCCACCTGCCTGTCAGAGGTGGTCAGACCGAGGAAATGaatacagagagggagagatgaaggcatgagaaacaaagagagaggccGAGGAGATGCATTATCTCTGTTTGCTTTTTGCAAAAAGCAACACAATAACAGCTAGAGGGTTACCGCTGCTGTGGATCTTTAAAGCAGAAGTCTGGATCTGTGTGTTGATAGCTGTGCGATAATAAATTCACCCACAGGctcattttaatttcctttagAACAAGGGGGAATGAAGCACATTATTCTAGTTTTCTGTCCGCTGCACATTATTGGCCGAGAGTTACTGTAAGAATTGTACGTAATAGTGGTAGAACATGGTGGCGCTCTGATCGTTTCATTGTGTTCTTTTCACTGGTGTTGACAGAATGAAGATAGACTTGACAATATTTCTGTGGCCCTAGACACGTCCCCACAACCCTCCCACTGTCCACAAATGAAGCCACAATGTCCCAGTTTGAGCTGTAGGCACCGTTGGATGAATCCATGATATCGAGGCTCAGACAGTTCTGGTTTTATCTCTGCACTGTGAACTGCTTCAAAACTAACAGGGCTCCTCATGatgaacaacaaaaaatgttttatcaaaaacaataataaataatgataataaagaatataaAGGAATTCATAtctatattttgtaaaacagttTAAGACGCATGTGCTCATCCGATCAtgagtctgtctcagctgtcaatcacttcTTTTTACTATAAATACTGCGATCTTACTACATCTGATGCTTTTTTTACTGCTAATTTCCATGAAGTATTTAGCACTTCTCAATTCATTTTTGCACTACACACACATCATTCCTGTGCCTTTTGACTGCAGAGCACTTCGTATGTTGCATATTAATATGTTCTGTCAACTTGTTTGTTTACACcgggagaaagagaaacagcatTTCAGTTCTCTTTATGTCCTGTATATAAAGCAGAATTGACAATAAATAtgactttgacatttttccTTGTTTAAAACAggaatgttgctgttgttttaatattttattaaacaacCTCAGACCTTATGAGCAGATTAATCAATGTCTCTTGTGCTGTGATGATTCCCCTGGCTCTGTGACACATTGTTGCTGTCACACTGCTGAGATTTGTGGCCCCTCCATGGGCAGAAAGGGATGTAACGAACCCATGACTGGGATGCGAGGCAAGCGGTAATACCAAAGGGAAGGTCGTACACTTCTTCACTTCTTAAGGTGTCACCAGCGTCTTCAAGATCCACTTTGTCCCAGGCTACAATGCCACGTTCACGTTTAGTCCCTAAATGGTATTTTGAAAAGACCATTAAAGGAGTTTACCACATTAttcttcagaataaaaaaacaataacaggcTGTGATTTacataataattaaatattagcagaaaatcaatacaattgtaataaatgataaGCAACAGGGCCAGGtttcacaaatatattttaaactggTTTAAACAGACGTGATGATGATACACCATGCagcctgtttttattcatttgtacgAAGATACATGTCACCATGTATATTTGAGACATTGTAAAATGAGCAAGTAGAATTGAAGAATTGTTTGTTTACAGTTGAATCGACAAAACCATACTCAAAGAGTTACCAAAATAATTCATCTTAACTTTGAGTTTATTGGCCATGAACACATGTCCTTATTTTGCGGTTTTCTAACAATGTTGTGGAGCGAGCCATGAGAAGAGAGAGTTAAAGAAGCAGCAACACCTCGGAAATGTTAGACTGACTGACAAGCATATTAAGAAGCTACAGAATGTTTTTTATGTATGAATTCTCCCAGAAAAAGACTCTTTTCAACAAAACTTGCTCTATGCTTTAATGGTTCGACACATCGGACATGTTTTTTAGTTTGAAAGAAGACTTGATTTATCAAGAAAATCATTGCAAATGACTCTTAATAGCGTAGAGATGCACACACAGCTCATGAACTGTTATAAATTTGTCAAGTGCATTAAAAGCTATTTGATTCAGTAACAACCTGCTTACCAGGAACTGTGTTATCAAGGAAGAAGCCAAGGAACCCTCCTACAAACATTTGAGTGGTCAGCAATATGAACAGCACTTGGTCCAACTCTTTCAAACCTGAAAAATCAAGGCAGAAAATTATCAGTCAAGTTATATGTCATCTGCAGACCATTGTCTGTGCTAACTGactgaataaaataatgtattcagtgaaagctgaaaaacaaatgaaaatgtcctgTTGAAAATACCTGTGTCTATGAAATCGGGATTCTTTATGATCCAGTTTGGAATGACAAGTGCAGAAAACAaggaaaaaccaaaaacaaagatATTCCTGGAGGAATTCATGTCTGTGGACTGTAAAATGAGTTGTGTCAGCAAAATGGCGCTACATGCGAATGAGAATTGTTTTTTCAGACAGCACTGAAAAAAATAAGCCATGCTGTCGTTTACCTGTAGATTAGAAATTCCAGCAGCAGCTATGACTCCAAACATGATCAGGAACATCCCTCCAATCACAGGGGTGGGTATGGTTGCAAAGGCCGCCCCAATTTTACCCAGCATCCCCatcaaaatcatgaaaactcCACTCAGGAGAATCACAGTGCGACTACCGACCTGTTGTCACACAGAAGATCATTCGAAATGGGTAAACTCTAGAGTTGGTAGATTTGAATAGTGTCAGCACTCAAAATTGTTCTTTGTACCTTACCTTGGTGATACCAAGGGCTGCCACGTTCTCGCTAAACGACGTGGTGCCATTGCCGGTGCCAAAAGCTCCTGCCAACAAAGAGCCAAGCCCTTCAACTCCAATGCCCCGGTTGATTGCGTGCTTGGGGGGAGGCGGTGCCCCTGACAGCCTGGCACATGCATGGTAGTCACCTACGGACTCTACCATGGAGCATATTATTCCTGCCATGATGCCAAGCACACCTGCCAGGCTCACAGTTGGCATCCCCCACTGACCTGAGTGGCCAGTGAAACTGATAATTATTGAACAAGTCTATAAAAAACATCTCACAGCAGTCTTGTCTTTTCTTGTGAATTTACCAGGATAAGGAAACGTGAACCAGGGAGCTTCATTGACCACATTTCCCTTCACATCAGTGCGGGCCAGGTGGCCATATTGTGCTGGGTCAGATGGTAGGACATCATAGATGGTGAGGATGTAGCAGACTAGCCATGAGGCCGCAATCCCCAACAGAATCTAATCAATATCTAATATTAGTTTCAGTGTCAGTATTTCAAGGTAAAGAGAGGCGTAATGTATCACAAGGAGTGATGAGTTTCCAAAGGACCTACAGGCATTGTCTGGAAGATAAAGAATTTCGAAGTGTGCAGTTTCTTAGTTTTGCTGTATGCAGGAACCGGGATCGGTATGAAACGGAGGTACTGGGAGAACAGGATGATCAGCGCTGTGGTCCTGCATGCATGAGAAAAACTGTAATTTGCATGATGATGCGCAAATCTAAAATTCAGAATTGCTTTGGCTACAGATTAAAGCTGAATGTAGTTTGCATTATAATTTAAGATTGAAGAAAGAAGGTCAGTtctaactttatttattacagAGTCATGGTATTCAACATGACTCTGGGTGCTTACGTACATGGCAGAGATGCCCCAGTGGCTGCCAGTCTTGGCTCCAGCTTTGTCATACAGTGACAGGCCAATGAGAGAGACGATGGGGGCCATGGTTAATGGTCCAATGAAGCGCATGAGGAAACCAATGAGGCCAGAGAAACCAACCAGGATCTGGAGGAGGGAGGCCACCATGATGGAACCTTGCAACTGATATGAACATAATAAAGGAGAATATAAGTATTTACATCAGCGCTCTTCCTGTAGTTACATATGagacaacaaacaaatataaaaatatacagcccagcccaacagtccccttaaaatcAAAAAGGCTTCACACAATGATAGATATCAGTATCCCTAATGTCCTTTTATCAAGATACACAAATTATTCTTGAGACaatctttgaaaatgtcacccaaaaacatttttaaaaaagtgattttGTCCAGATCTGTGCCTTTCTTGCATACCAGTACCATATACCAtaccagtttgtgtttgtttatttaaactTGCATAGACTATTGTTTAGGTCTCACTGTTCTCATGCGTGTCTGCCACACTTCTATGAAGACAGGCGAGGAGGTGTTGACCAGACTGGCGTTCTGAGTCCAGGCTGGACACTCCAATTCTGGCACTGACAATATGGCCATAGCAGGTGTCACCAAGGCAAATGTACCCCCCTGTAGGATGGGAAGCCTACGGAGTGTGACATAAACAGCAATGATTTTGTCAGACAAATAAGTTATCAAGAAAAAGACAATCCAAAACAAAACTGTTGGATATGTGGAAAGATATGTGCAGCTTGTTAGCTCCCATTGGACTGacatttttgcttttattgaAACTGATTTTGTAATAAACCAAAGTGGCATGTGCAACAGCATGCACAGTAAAGGCGGTGAGCCTTTGTTTTACATAAGAAGACAAGGTCAATATAGAATAGATTTGAGCTGAAATGCTAATGTctgcatgctaacatgctcagtATGACATGCTAATTGTAAATGTATTGTATGTTGACGATTAACATAGTTTTGCTATTacttagatttaaaaaatagcttaaacatcatccatATTAATTGAACTTATTTTA encodes:
- the LOC109632385 gene encoding solute carrier family 23 member 1-like, which produces MAPGKESGGLDNLAFDMGEQVNDQPSEKELKTHGRSSVADGDRNKPTYCVTDVPPWYLCILLAIQHYLTAFGGIVAIPLILSEGLCLQHDSLTQSRLINTIFFVSGLCTLLQVTFGVRLPILQGGTFALVTPAMAILSVPELECPAWTQNASLVNTSSPVFIEVWQTRMRTLQGSIMVASLLQILVGFSGLIGFLMRFIGPLTMAPIVSLIGLSLYDKAGAKTGSHWGISAMTTALIILFSQYLRFIPIPVPAYSKTKKLHTSKFFIFQTMPILLGIAASWLVCYILTIYDVLPSDPAQYGHLARTDVKGNVVNEAPWFTFPYPGQWGMPTVSLAGVLGIMAGIICSMVESVGDYHACARLSGAPPPPKHAINRGIGVEGLGSLLAGAFGTGNGTTSFSENVAALGITKVGSRTVILLSGVFMILMGMLGKIGAAFATIPTPVIGGMFLIMFGVIAAAGISNLQSTDMNSSRNIFVFGFSLFSALVIPNWIIKNPDFIDTGLKELDQVLFILLTTQMFVGGFLGFFLDNTVPGTKRERGIVAWDKVDLEDAGDTLRSEEVYDLPFGITACLASQSWVRYIPFCPWRGHKSQQCDSNNVSQSQGNHHSTRDID